AAGGGTCGCAACATCCTCAACGTTCGATATGGCGTCGAACTTTCGACCACCTATGCGAACGGCACGACTACCTGGACATGGCTTGAGCAGCCCAACCTGGTTCCAGGCGCCAACTGGCAATTGCGCCAAGTGGACTTTGCCGTGCCGCAAGGCGCCGTCAGAATCAAGCTTAACTTCAAGTTTCTGTTCGATCCTGGCCATGTGCGCGGCTATGTGAACCTGGACGCCGTCAAGCTGACGAGCGGACGCGGCCTTCCGGTCGCACAGCCGGGCACAAGAGCTCTCAAGCTGGCCAAGTTCTACTCCAATAGCGTCGATCACCTGCAGGACGCCGCTATGTACGACCTGTTCATTGTGCCGCATCATGCAGAGGCGAAGCTGAAGGCCCTCAAGCCGACGGCCAAATTCCTCTTCTATGCGCTGGGCTGGCAGTCGCTGGAGCTGTTGGACAACGTTCAGCGGGCTGACATCGCCCATGACCTGTACTCCTTTGGCTGGGCAAGAAACAATCGCCCCGACTGGTTCCTGCGCGACCTCAACGGCGCGTACATCACTCGACCTTGGGGAGGCTATCGAGTCGAGTACCTGATGGACTATGGCGACCGCAACGTCCGGCAGTTCGCGCTGGACAACCTGGACGCCATGATCCACAACTCGTTCGGAAGCCCCAACAACTATCCCGACGGAGTGTTTTTCGATAACTTCTCGCTGCCCGTCTACAAGCAGTCGACGAAGTATCAGACCCTGCAACAGCGAATCAGCGCGACGGCAGACTGCATCGGCCATTTCCGAAGCCACTATCACAACAAGGGAATGCAGGTGTTTGCCAACCTGTCTCGCGGAGATACGCCCAACGGACCGTACACGACCATCATGCCTCTGCTGGACGGCTACATGTTGGAAGGCTTTATGGTGCACGCTTACGACCACTCCTTCCATACGCCCGACCGAGCCGCCTGGCATCTAAGAACCGTCAATTTCAACCCAGACAAGACCGCCATCTTGATGGCGCGCCGATATGCCAGCGACCCGAAGCGATACGACTACGTGATCGCCGGCATGTATCTGGTCAACCATGAGAACGTATACGCCTCCCTGTGGGCCGATAACGCCGAGTCCCGCATGGAGCTGACCCCAGAGCTGAACTTGTCAATCGGACGACCGGTTGGCGCCAACTACACAATCCGCGACGGCGCCGAAAACACGGGCGCTCTGTTTATGAGGGCCTATGAGGCCGGCACCGTCCTGGTGAACACTCACCCGACCAGAACCTTTAGCTACACGCCACCGACCAGCGTCCGCGACTATCGCGGCCGATACTACCCAGCCAACGTGCCGATCGCCATCGGACCGAACTCAGGGCTGATACTCTTCTAAACGCGGATACGATCTGCGAACCCATTGGGGCAATCGGGCGTAGCCTGATTGCCCCTTCGTATGTCAATATGAGGGTAACCATGAAGACTGCTCTGCTCGCCATAACCCTTTTAAGCATCGCAAACGCTCAGACGACGATCGACGAAGCCGAACTTCAAATGAAACTCGACCAGGCAGCCACGCGGCTTGGAAAGTCGAACGCATGCCCCAGCGCGGACGAACTGGAAAGAGGCTTGAGCTTCTCTCAGTGCAAGGTGTCGGCGCCGTCCAAGGCAACGCGAGAAACCACCTTGGCAGAGCTTTACAACCAGCGACTCAACAGCGTCCTCTGGATCGGCACGACAGAACCGTGCGACGACTGCCCAATGTGGCACTTCTCGGGCGTGGCGTCTGCCTTTGTCGTCGGCGATAACGGTGAGTGCGCAACCTGCCATCACGTATTTGAAGACATGAAGAGAGGCGCATTCCTGTTGGCGGCCGCCTCGGACGGTAAGGTCTACCCGATCAAAGAGGTGCTCGCCGCCAGCCGCAAAGACGACATCGCCATATTCAAGATCGACGCCGTCGGCTTAAAGCCGGTGCCCCTAGCTTTAAATATCGCTGCCGGAGAAAACATCGCCGCGCTGACCCATCCGCACGGACGGCCCTTTTTTCTCTCATCCGGCATCGTCTCTCGTCGTGCGATTATGGAGGACAGACGCTCCAAGCGAGAAATGCTGCAGGTAACCTCGCCCTTTGCCATTGGATCTAGCGGCGGTCTGATAATGGACATGAAAGGAAACGCCGTCGGCATGGCGGCCTCCACAATTTCCGTCTATGCCGAGCCACAACGCCGCAGAGAACCCCAGATGACCTACTACAACTGCGTGCCCGCAGAGGCGATCCTCAAGTTGATGGGGAGGTAGATCCTCTATCCATCCGCATCCAGCGCCGGGCTCGAGCGAGAAACCGAATTCTGCGCCAAAAACTTGAACAGCTGCGCCTTGTTGGCAAATCCCAGCTTGGACATAATGTGCGCTCGATGAATCTCCACCGTCCGATGGCTGATGCCCAAGGTCTTGGCAATCTCGGCATTTGTCATGCCGTGCTCCAGCAGCCCGACCACGTCTCTCTCGCGAGGCGTCAAGAGCGCAAACGGACCGCCGGCCGCCTGTGTAGCCAAAAAGTCTTGCGCCTTTCCCTCCAACTCTGGAGGATAAAAGAAACTTCCGCCTTCGACCACCCTCTTAGTCGCTTCAATGATGGTGTCGGTCGGCGCGCTCTTGTCCACATAACCTTGTACGCCCAACTTGATCGCCTCGGCTACGTAGGCCGTCTCCACATGCATCGATACCACCAGAGTAACCGGAGAATAGGACTTCCGCTTTAGCTGCCTCAGCGCGTGCA
Above is a genomic segment from Armatimonadota bacterium containing:
- a CDS encoding trypsin-like peptidase domain-containing protein, which translates into the protein MKTALLAITLLSIANAQTTIDEAELQMKLDQAATRLGKSNACPSADELERGLSFSQCKVSAPSKATRETTLAELYNQRLNSVLWIGTTEPCDDCPMWHFSGVASAFVVGDNGECATCHHVFEDMKRGAFLLAAASDGKVYPIKEVLAASRKDDIAIFKIDAVGLKPVPLALNIAAGENIAALTHPHGRPFFLSSGIVSRRAIMEDRRSKREMLQVTSPFAIGSSGGLIMDMKGNAVGMAASTISVYAEPQRRREPQMTYYNCVPAEAILKLMGR
- a CDS encoding response regulator transcription factor, which encodes MLADDHGVVRSGLKRALEESPGFTIVGEASNAAEVIQLAPKLKPDVLILDIGLPDISGLHALRQLKRKSYSPVTLVVSMHVETAYVAEAIKLGVQGYVDKSAPTDTIIEATKRVVEGGSFFYPPELEGKAQDFLATQAAGGPFALLTPRERDVVGLLEHGMTNAEIAKTLGISHRTVEIHRAHIMSKLGFANKAQLFKFLAQNSVSRSSPALDADG